AGCGGGGAACCACAAAGCCAGTTTTTGTTGAGGGTGTGGAGCGGTCAGATGACGTGGTTTTTCTGCAGGGTCAAGACGAACACCAGGCAGCAAAAGACCACCACTGAACCGGCTGGGGTTCAGTTCTTTGTCTGTCGACTTTTTACTGACCTCAGCAGAAATGGTTGAACCCTCGCTTCAATGTCCTGCTCTGATCTCACGCTTCACTCGAGTGAGGCATCAGGTGATCCTTTTGCTGCCTGCTGAAGGCTGATCGCTTCAGACCTTACGGGTCTTAAAGCAGATCTGGACACTCAGGCGGCCTCCAGCACCTTCCAGTTGACCCTGCGGTAGCGGCCATAAAAGATGGCCAGTTTGATCAGTTCGCTGAAGAGGTGCGCCCCCAGCACGCCAGGCAGGCCCCAGCCCATCCACAGACCCAAGACCGCTGCAAGGGGCAGGCCCACCAGATAGGCCGAGACCACATCGCCCACAAGAACCCCTCGGGGGTCTCCGGTGCTGGGCAGAACGGCACTGCCATGGATCATGTTCTGCACTTTCACGGCCTGAAAGAAGGAATTCATGATCATGCCAATGAAGGCCAGGTGCAGCACGGTCTCTCCGACCTTCGGATAGAAGATGGGCAGCAGATAGGAAGCCCCGAAGAACAGCACGCCCGTGATGGCTCCGGTGAGGAGCCCGGTTTTCTGGATGGACAGCACCCGGTTCTGGGCCAGTGGAATGTTGTTCTGCCCGAGGGCCTGCCCGACGAGGGTGGTGGCTGCGGCAGCGAGTCCTGCGGACCATACCACAAACAGACCCTCCACGGAGCGGATGATCTGGTAGGCCGCAATGGCGTGGGTGCCCATCTTGCCGAGCAGCACGTTGTACAGAAACAGGCTGAACGCCCACAGGGTGGCTGTGGCCATCATGGGAACGCTGAGGGGCAGCAGGTCTTTTGCGGTTTCCTGGATGCGGGCAGGGGTGATGGAAATCCAGTGCACGGAAGGGTGACGGTACAGCTGAATGAGCAGGTACACGGCTTTGAAGAGCTGTGCTGCGAAAGTGGCCCAGGCTGCCCCCTGCACCCCCCACTGCAGGGTGAAGACAAACAGGTAGGCCAGCACAGTGTTGATGACCATGCTGAAAAGGGTTGCATGCAGAGGCACTTTGGCCTTGCTGAGCGATCTCAGAACGCCAGTACACACCGCTCCAGTGACCATCAGGGGAAGGGCCAGCAGCATGATTTTCAGGAAACCGTCTGCCGTGCGGGTGAGTTCAGGGTCGTTGCTGCCGAGTTGCAGGATTTCGGTGGAGAAGGTCCACAGCGGAACCATCACGATGCCAGAAAAAAGGAGTCCAAGCAGCAACCCCACATTGACCAGTTGTGAGAGCAGGTTGTGGTTCCCTGCCCCGAACGCCCTTGCAGAGAGGACAGCACTGGCATTGGCAAGCCCGGCAAGGGCCATGATGAACACAAAAGTGATGCTGTTGGCAAGGCCCACGGCGGCCACAGCAATGGCCCCGAGGGTGGCGACCATCACCTGGTCAATGAAACCGAGCATGAGCTGTCCCACCGATTCCAGACTGACGGGGATGGCGATTTTGAGGATGTCTTTCAGGAAGGGGGGGTGAACCATGAGAGCCCCATGCTGGCACACCCTTTCGAACCGATTCGTCAGATTGTGCACGATTCAATTTCATGAAGGTGCTGTTTTTCAGGCTTTTCAGAAAGCCTCTGTCAGAAACACAGCTGTCCACCTTCGCTGGACGCGGCTTGCTGGGCTGCACAGCGGGCAGGTTAGAATACCGTCAAATGCTTAGACAGGACTTCATTTACCCCGAGGGGATCTATCTGGACGGCAATTCGCTGGGCCTCACCTCCCATGCCAGCGTGCAGGCGATTGGCCGCAGATTGCAGGAATGGCAGGAGCAGGCCGTGAACGGCTGGGAAAGCTGGTTTGGCCTTGCCGAAACCCTCAGTCCCACCCTGGCAGACCTGATGGGAGCACGGCCTGAAGAGGTGATTGCCACAGGCAGCATCACCATGAACCTGCATGCCCTGCTTGCCACCTTTTACCAGCCCACAGCCCAGAAGAAGCATCTGGTGGCCACTGCACTGGATTTCCCCAGTGACCTGTATGCCCTGCAGTCCTGGGCAGAGCGCCATGACGCCGAGTTGCGCCTGATTCCTTCGCGAGACGGTTACACCCTGAATGATGAAGACATTGCTGCTGCATTCCAGGAGGATGTGGCCCTGGTCTTGCTCCCAACGGTGCTTTATGCCAGTGGGCAGTTGCTGGACATCCAAAAGTACGCTTTGCTGGCCCAGCAGAAGAACATTGTGCTGGGGGTGGATGCGGCCCACTCTGCAGGTTCTGTGCCCCACCACCTGCACGCCTGGGGCGTGGATTTTGCGGTGTGGTGCAGCTACAAATACCTGAATGCGGGTCCGGGTGCACCCGGTGGCCTTTTTGTGCATGAGAAGCACTTTGACCGCCTCCCTGGCCTGAGGGGATGGTGGGGCCACCAGAAAGCCAGCACCTTCGAGATGCGCTCTTACTTCACACCCGAGCATGGAGCAGGTGCGTACCAGATCAGCACCCCGAGCATTCTGGCCCTGGCCGGACTTGAAGGGGCACTTGAAGCGTTCAGGAAGGTGGGCATTGAAGAGATCCGGGCACGTTCCCTGGAACTCACCACGCATTTCATGAAGCTTCTGGATGAACACACCCCTGAACTCCGGGTGGTGACCCCCAGAGAGGTGCACCGCAGGGGAGGCCATGTCAGTGTGCAGCATCCCCAGGCGAGACTGCTCAGTCTGGCCCTCAGGGAAAAAGGAATTGTGCCGGACTTCCGGGCCCCGGACATCCTGCGCATGGCTCCGGTGGCCCTGTACAACACCGAAGAGGAGCTGCAACAGACGGTTCAGGTGCTGCGGGAACTGCTCGACACCCGCTCCTACATGGCTTTTGAACAGAAAAGCACCCGGGTGGTCTGAACCTGACTGTACAGGTTTCTGAAGTCTGGCTGAGGGAATTTGACCCAGATGTACGGAAAGTGTTAAACATCAGGAATTTCCCGTATTAGAGGGAATTTCTGGCATTTGTAAAGAGGCGTTTTTGGCGTGTGGATTGACGCTGAAGCGCTTTTTTTGTCATACTGGAA
Above is a genomic segment from Deinococcus cellulosilyticus NBRC 106333 = KACC 11606 containing:
- a CDS encoding MATE family efflux transporter, with product MVHPPFLKDILKIAIPVSLESVGQLMLGFIDQVMVATLGAIAVAAVGLANSITFVFIMALAGLANASAVLSARAFGAGNHNLLSQLVNVGLLLGLLFSGIVMVPLWTFSTEILQLGSNDPELTRTADGFLKIMLLALPLMVTGAVCTGVLRSLSKAKVPLHATLFSMVINTVLAYLFVFTLQWGVQGAAWATFAAQLFKAVYLLIQLYRHPSVHWISITPARIQETAKDLLPLSVPMMATATLWAFSLFLYNVLLGKMGTHAIAAYQIIRSVEGLFVVWSAGLAAAATTLVGQALGQNNIPLAQNRVLSIQKTGLLTGAITGVLFFGASYLLPIFYPKVGETVLHLAFIGMIMNSFFQAVKVQNMIHGSAVLPSTGDPRGVLVGDVVSAYLVGLPLAAVLGLWMGWGLPGVLGAHLFSELIKLAIFYGRYRRVNWKVLEAA
- the kynU gene encoding kynureninase, whose amino-acid sequence is MLRQDFIYPEGIYLDGNSLGLTSHASVQAIGRRLQEWQEQAVNGWESWFGLAETLSPTLADLMGARPEEVIATGSITMNLHALLATFYQPTAQKKHLVATALDFPSDLYALQSWAERHDAELRLIPSRDGYTLNDEDIAAAFQEDVALVLLPTVLYASGQLLDIQKYALLAQQKNIVLGVDAAHSAGSVPHHLHAWGVDFAVWCSYKYLNAGPGAPGGLFVHEKHFDRLPGLRGWWGHQKASTFEMRSYFTPEHGAGAYQISTPSILALAGLEGALEAFRKVGIEEIRARSLELTTHFMKLLDEHTPELRVVTPREVHRRGGHVSVQHPQARLLSLALREKGIVPDFRAPDILRMAPVALYNTEEELQQTVQVLRELLDTRSYMAFEQKSTRVV